A stretch of the Acyrthosiphon pisum isolate AL4f chromosome A2, pea_aphid_22Mar2018_4r6ur, whole genome shotgun sequence genome encodes the following:
- the cprr1-7 gene encoding RR1 cuticle protein 7 precursor, which produces MQVTLVLSSLLLAVAVSAYPAQGPESKAVILSQEQEVNFDGNFKNKFETDNGIKQDAVGYAKAGAEGPVSVVQGTNSYVAPDGSVVSIGYTADEFGYHPYGAHLPTSPPIPAEIQESLKLLASLPSTPEPQYQ; this is translated from the exons ATGCAG gtCACATTAGTCCTCTCATCGTTGCTGTTGGCCGTTGCAGTCAGCGCCTACCCCGCTCAAGGCCCCGAATCTAAGGCGGTCATCCTGTCCCAAGAACAAGAAGTCAACTTCGACGGAAACTTCAAGAACAA ATTCGAAACCGACAACGGCATCAAACAAGACGCAGTTGGTTACGCAAAGGCCGGTGCCGAAGGCCCAGTCTCAGTCGTCCAGGGCACAAATTCCTACGTAGCCCCAGATGGTTCAGTCGTCTCAATCGGTTACACCGCTGACGAGTTCGGTTACCATCCATACGGCGCTCATTTGCCCACTTCACCACCAATTCCAGCAGAGATCCAAGAGTCTCTCAAATTATTGGCCTCTCTGCCCAGCACACCCGAACCACAGTACCAGTGA